CCCGTCGTTGCTCGCCAACGACGCGAACTTCTTCACCAGCCCGGAGTTCCGCACCACCGATCCCGACGACCTGTCGTTCGGCATCCGGGACCTGCTGATGGTCACGGTGTTGAGCTCGGTATTCGCGTTGACGCTGGCGGTGCCTATTTCGGTGGGCATCGCGGTCTTCCTCACCCAGTACGCGCCCCGGCGGCTGACCCGACCCTTTGCCGTGGTGATCGACCTGCTGGCGGCGGTGCCGTCCATCATCTTCGGCCTCTGGGGGATCTTCGTGCTGGCGCCGATGCTGGTGCCGTTGATGAGATTCCTCAGAAGCCACTTGGGCTGGTCGTTCCTGTTCCATAAGGGCAACGTGTCACTGGCCGGCGGCGGCACGATCTTCACCGCGGGCATCGTGCTGGCGGTGATGATCCTGCCGATCATCACGTCGGTCTCGCGGGAGGTGTTCCGCCAGACCCCCTTCGCTCACATCGAAGCCGCCCAGGCCCTGGGCGCCACGCGGTGGGAGGTGGTCCGCATGGCGGTGCTGCCCTACGGTCGCAGCGGCGTGATCGCCGCCGCGATGTTGGGCCTGGGGCGGGCGCTGGGCGAGACGGTCGCGATGCTGATCATCCTGCGGGCCGCGGCAAAGCCTGGAAATTGGTCGCTGTTCGACGGCGGCTACACGTTCGCATCCAAAATCGCGTCGGCGGCCGCGGAGTTCAGCGCTCCGCTGCCGACCGGCGCCTACATCGCCGCGGGGTTCGCATTGTTCGCACTTACGTTCTTCGTCAACGCCGCCGCTCGTGCGGTGGCCGGCGGCAAGGTCAACGGATGACGGCCCAACTGCTCGACGCACCGGTCAAGCCGTCGGTACCAACACATCGCCATCACCTCAGCATGCGGCGCCGGTTGACGGACAAGCTGGCCACCGCGGCGTTCGTGTCCTCGTTCGCCGTCGCGGCGATCCCGTTGGTCTGGCTGCTCTGGGTGGTGGTGGCCCGCGGTTGGCACGCGATCACCAATCTCAGCTGGTGGACGCATTCGCTACGCGGCGTACTGCCCGAAGAATTCGCCGGCGGGGTGTACCACGCGCTGTACGGCACCCTGGTGCAGGCCGGGGTGGCCGCGGTGCTGGCGGTACCGCTGGGTCTGATGACGGCGATCTACCTGATCGAGTACGGCGGCGGCCGGTGGGCGCGGTTGACCACTTTTATGGTCGACGTGCTCGCCGGGGTGCCCTCGATCGTGGCGTCACTGTTCGTCTTCAGCCTGTGGATCGCCACCCTGCGATTCGAGCAGAGCGCATTCGCCGTATCGCTGGCCCTGGCTTTGCTGATGTTGCCGATCGTGGTGCGCTCCACCGAGGAGATGTTGCGTCTGGTCCCCGACGAACTGCGGGAGGCCAGCTACGCGCTGGGGGTGCCGCGGTGGAAGACGATCCTGCGCATCGTCATACCCACCGCTCTCTCGGGAATTCTGTCGGGCATCTTTTTGTCGATCGCCCGGATCATCGGTGAGACCGCTCCCGTATTGGTGCTGGTGGGCTACAGCCGTTCGATCAACTACGACATCTTTCACGACAACATGGCCTCGCTGCCGCTGCTGATCTACTCCGAGCTGGGGAACCCGCAGGCGGCCGGGGCCGCCCGAGTCTGGGGTGCGGCGCTGACGCTGATCATCCTGGTCGCGGTCAGCGCGATCGTGGCAGCCGTGGCTACTCGGCTCACCTCGGTCCACGACCGCTGAGCCGAAGCTGTAGCCGGCGCATCAACCCGGCGGTTCAGCGAGGCTCGACGAAGGAGAGCCGAAGCTGGAACCGGCGCATCAACCCCGCGGTTCCGTGCCGCCGACCAGTTTCACCACCCGGTTATTGCCCCGGTCGGCGACATAGAGGGCACCGTCCGCGCCGACCACGACCTGCAGTGGAGTGTTCAGCCCGGTGAACGGCAGCTTCGTCTGGGTATTGGCCCCGGCGGTCAGCTTCACCACGGTATGACTGTCGTGGTTGGTGACGAAGACGTTGCCGGCCCCGTCAACGGTGACGCCCCACGGGGCATCGAGACCGGTGAATGGCAGCACGCTCTGGGTATTGGATCCCGCGGCGAGCCGCACCACCCGATCATTGTCGGTGTCGGTGACGTAGACGTTGCCCGAGGAGTCGACGGCCACATCGTCGGGGTTGTGCAGCCCGGCGAACGGCAGCACCACCTGGGCGTCGGCCCCGGCCGGCAACTTGACCACCCGGTTGTTACCCCGGTCGGCGACGTAGACGCTGCCGTCCTTGTCCACCACCAAACCCTCCGGATAGTTCAGCCCGGTGAACGGCAGCTCGGACTGGGCGTGGGAATCCGGGTCCAGCTTCACCACCCGATTGTTGAAGTCGGTGACGTACACCGCGCCGGCCCGATCGACGGCTACCCCTTGCGGCTCGTAGAGCCCGGTGAACGGCAGCATCACCGGGGTGTTCGATCCCGGCTCCAGCTTCACCACGCGGCCGTACATGCTCTGGTTGGTGACGTAGACGTTTCCACTACTGTCCAGCGCCAAGCCCCCCGGCGAGAGCCGGAAGCTCAGGCCCTCCAAGGGCAGCACACTCTGCCCGTTCGCCGACGCCGACGCCGACGCCCCGGGAGATGTCTCCGAACGGTGGGTGACCGCGTAACCGCCCACGCCGACTGCGACCAGCAGCGCCGCGGCGGCCGCGGCTGGCACCAGCCATCGGCGATCTCCGCGGTTCTTTGACTCGGCGGCAAACGCCGGTGCGGCGGCCGGGGGCTGCTGCGCCGGCCGGTCCCGCCAACCGGTGAGCGCGGGCCGTATCTGGGTCTGCTCGTGCGGCTGGTCATAGGAGTTCGCTTCATAGGCGCGGTGTTCGTAGTTGACCGGCTGTTGGCGGTAACCGTTGGCAGGAGAGCTCCCGCCGCCGTTGGTGGAGGCACCGACGGCGCTGGCCATTCGGGTGGCCACACCGCCCTGCTGGACGATCATTGCGGCCTGATGCTGCTCTGCGGTGGTCAGCGCGTCGTGCGCGGCACGTGCCAGGTCACCGGCGCTGCTGTATCGCTCCCGCGGATTCTTCGCCATCCCCCTGGCGATCACCTGGTCCAAACCGACCGGCACCACGCCCGGCCGCAGTTGGCTGGGCCGCGGGGCGGGCTCCATCAGATGGGAGGCGATCAGCCGTTCGATGGTCTCGGTCCGGTACGGCTGTTGACCGCTCAGACACTCGCTCAGCACACAGGCGAGCGAATAGATGTCGGCACGGTAGTCGACCTCGCCCCCACTGAACCGCTCTGGCGCCATGTAGTTGTAGGTGCCCAGCGCCATCCCGGTCTGCGTCAGGCCGGGATCCGCCGCAGCGCGGGCGATACCGAAATCCACCAGATAGGCGAAATCATCCCGGGTGAGCAGGATGTTCGCCGGCTTGATGTCGCGATGGGTGATTCCACCGGCGTGCGCGGCGTCCAGGGCAGCTGCCACCTGTTCGATCACCGCCACCGCTCGCGCGGGGGGAAGCGGGCCGGAGCGCTGCAACTCCATGCCAAGGTCATTGCCGTCGATCAGCCGCATCTCGACGAACATCTGACCGTCGATCTCGCCGTAGTCGTGGATGGGCACCACGTGCGGCTCGGTCAGCCGGCCTGCGGCGTCGGCCTCGCGCTGCATCCGGGTTCGGAATGCCGGATTGCCCGACAACACCGGGGCGATCAGCTTCAGTGCGACCGATCGGTGCTTGCGGGTGTCCTCGGCCTCATAGACCTCACCCATGCCACCTCGCCCCAGCAGCCGAAGCAGCCGGTAAGGACCGAATTGGGAGCCCACCTGGGAAGCCGGTCCGTTATTGTTCACGACGCTCCATTCGCCCGGTCAGGATTGGCATCAAGCAATCAACTGTTGCGGTGAACAGAAGATTAACCAAAGGTTACCAGCGAAAATGGATCCCCGCAGATCTCGACGATCAGGAAATAGCGTCGACCGCCGTCTTCAATTTCGACGTAAATTCCGGAGGTAGCGGAATATATCCGTACTGGTCCAGATCCTGCTGTCCGTCGCCGATCGCCGCCTGCATAAACGCCTTGACCGCTTGCGCCGTCGCCGAGTCGGGATATTTGGAGCAGACGATCTCGTAGGTCACCAGCACGATCGGGTAGGCACCCGCCACGGTCGGTTTGTAGAACGACGAGGTGTCCACCACCAGATCGTTTCCGGCACCGCTGAACTTGGCCCCGGCGATGGTCTTGTCCACCGAGTCGACAGAGATGGTCACCGGTTGCGGGCCCGCCGACGTGACGATCTGGGCCATGTTGAGCTCACGCCCCACCGCATAGGACCACTCGTTGTAGGTAATCGAGCCCTCGGTGCTTCGCAACATCGCCGACGTGCCGTCGTTGCCGGCCGCGCCGACACCGGTACCACCATTGAAGGCCTTGCCCACCCCGCGCCCCCAGGATCCGTCGGAGGCGGTGTCGAGGTACTTCTGGAAGTTGTCGGTGGTTCCGGAGTCGTCGCTGCGGAACACCACGTGGATCGGCTCGGCGGGCAACGCCGCGTCCTTGTTGAGAGCCTTCAGCGCGGGGTCATCCCACTTGGTGATGGTGCCGTTGAAGATCTTGGCCATCGTGGGCCCGTCCAGGTCGAGTTCGTTGACGCCGCCGATGTTGTAGGTCACGGCAATCGGACCGAAGACGGTCGGCAGGTGCCAGGGCGTCGAGCCGCACCGCGCCGCCACCCGCTGCGGCTCACCGTTGGAAGGATCGAGCGGCGAGTCAGATCCGGCCAATTCGGTTTGCCCACTGGCGAATTCAGCAATGCCGTTGCCAGATCCGTTGGCCCGATAGTCCAGGGTGTAGTCCGGGCAGGCCCGGATGTAGGCGTAGACGAACTGTTCGATCGCGTGCGCCTGGGCCGTCGAACCGCTTGCAGTCAGCTTCTGCTTGCCGCCGCACTGCACCGCGGAGGATCCCGACCCCGAGGCCGACGACGATTCGCTACCACCGCAGGCCACGACCATCAGCAGTACAGCCGCCAGCAGACTCGAGACGATACCGAATCGGTTGATCCTCAACGGCGCTCCTTCGGCAGTCAGCGGGGAAACCACACGGTAGCCGAATCCGGTAATAAGTCAGCCAAAGCGACCCGAGATGTAATCCTCGGTTTCCTTAAGTCTCGGATTAGAGAAAATCTTCTCGGTCCCGTCAATCTCGACCAATCGGCCGGGCTTCCCGACGGCCTCCAGGTTGAAGAACGCCGTCTGATCACTCACCCGCGCCGCCTGCTGCATGTTGTGAGTGACGATCACGATGGTGTAGTCCTGCTTGAGCTGGGAGATCAGCTCTTCGATAGCCATCGTCGAGATCGGATCCAACGCCGAACAGGGCTCATCCATCAACAGTACGTCGGGTTGCACCGCGATAGCCCGCGCGATACACAACCGCTGCTGCTGACCACCGGAAAGCCCGCCGCCAGGCTTATCCAGCCGGTCCTTGACCTCGTTCCACAAGTTCGCCCCGCGCAGCGACTGCTCGACGGTCTCGTCGAGCAACTTGCGATTGCGCACCCCTTGCAGCGTCAGCCCGGCGACCACATTGTCGCGGATCGACATGGTGGGAAACGGGTTTGGGCGCTGAAACACCATCCCGATCGCCTTACGGACCCCCACCGGGTCGATGCCCGCCTGGTAGATGTCCTCACCGTCGAGCAACACCGAGCCCTCAACTCGCGCGCCCTGGATGACCTCGTGCATCCGGTTGAGCGTGCGCAGCACCGTCGACTTGCCGCAGCCCGATGGCCCGATGAACGCGGTGACGCTGCGTGGCGGCACCGACAACGTCACATCGGCCACCGCGTGAAACGACCCGTAATAGATGTTGACGTCGCTCAGGTCCAACCTTTTGGCCACTGGCAGCCTTCTCCTCACTCGACTCAACCTGTCCCGGCCCGAATGTTCGGCGGCCCAGACCTTCTTGGAGCAACGATCTGCGCGCCAGCCTAGCCACGATCTTGAGTCCCGCAATTTGGACAACGGCATCGACGCCGCCCGCCTATACCTCGAAGCGCCACGGTCCGATGGCGGCGGCGGCGACAATCACCGCCAGATCCGGGTGACGTACCAGCAACTCACGCCGCGCAGGCCCGTGAGCTGATACCCGAAATACGTTACGCCCCAGGCGGTTAAGCCGCCGATCGTGACGCCTGCGCTCGCGATCGCCTAGCCGAATCGACCGGAGATGTAGTCCTCGGTCTCTTTGAAACTCGGGTTGGAGAAGATCTTCTCGGTCCCGTCGATCTCGATCAGCCGGCCGGGCTTGCCGACATCGGCCAGGTTGAAGAACGCCGTCTGATCACTCACCCGCGCCGCCTGCTGCATGTTGTGAGTGACGATGACGATGGTGTAGTCCTGCTTGAGCTGGGAGATCAGCTCTTCGATAGCCATCGTCGAGATCGGATCCAACGCCGAACAGGGCTCATCCATCAACAGTACGTCGGGTTGCACCGCGATAGCCCGCGCGATACACAACCGCTGCTGCTGACCACCGGAAAGCCCGCCGCCAGGCTTATCCAGCCGGTCCTTGACCTCGTTCCACAAGTTCGCCCCGCGCAGGGAGAACTCCGCGGTTTCGTCGAGCGCCCGGCGGTTACGGATTCCCTGCAGTTTGAGGCCGGCCACCACGTTGTCACGAATGGACATGGTGGGGAAGGGATTCGGGCGCTGAAACACCATTCCGACGGCTTGGCGAACCCCCACCGGGTCGATTCCGGGGCGGTAGATGTTCTCGCCGTCGAGCAACACCGAGCCCTCGATGCGGGCACCCGGAGTGGTCTCGTGCATCCGGTTGAGCGTGCGCAGCACCGTCGACTTGCCGCATCCGGACGGACCGATGAACGCGGTGACACTGCGCGGCGCGACCGACAGCGACACGTCGGCCACCGCGTGAAACGACCCGTAAAAGATGTTGAGGTCGGTGAGGTCCAACCTTTTAGCCACCGTGCAGCTCTCCTTGTTCGCCCATCGCTACGCGCTGGTTGTCGAGACCGGTCTAGAACTTCTTGGGAGCGAAGATGCGTGCCCCGAACCTGGCCGCCACGTTGAGTAGCGCGATCAGCAGGATGAGCGTCAGCGCAGCGCCCCAGAGGCGATCCGTGGGCACCGCGCTGGCGCCCGCCCCGGCCGATGTCTGGTCATACATCATTCCCGGCAGCGACCCCATGAAGCCGTGGAACATATCGAAATTGATCGCCTGCGAGTAGCCGACCAGGATCAACAGCGGCGCGGTCTCGCCCATCACCCGGGCCAGCGCCAACAGTATTCCGGTGACGATGCCGGACAGCGCCGTCGGAATCACGATGCTGGTGATGGTCTTCCACTTGGGTGCGCCCAACGCGTAGCTGGCTTCGCGCAGGTCCATCGGAATGATCCGCAGCATCTCCTCGGTGGCTCGCACGATCACCGGCACCATCAGCAGCACCAATGACAGCGACACCGCGAAACCGGAGCGGTGAAATCCCAAGGTGGCCACCCACAACGCGTAGACAAACAGCGCGGCAACGATCGACGGCACCCCGGTGAGGATGTCGACCATGAACGTCGCCAGCTTGCCCAATCGGGTACCGGCACCGTATTCGACGAGATAGATCGCGACGAAGATTCCGATCGGGATTGAGATGGCCGCGCACAGCAGTCCTTGCAGCAGGGTCCCGATGATCGCATGGTAGGCACCGCCGCCGGCCACGAACGCCGTCATGCCGGCCTGCGAGTGGGTCCACCAGGAACTGGTGCTGACGGCACCGAAACCGAAGTCGAACACCGAGTACATCACCCACACCAGGGGCACCAACGCCAAGGCCATCGCGGCGGTGACCAGCACCGTCGCAATCGAATTGGCCACGCGGCGGCGCAGGCCGACCCCCGCAAACGTGCGCAGTTTGACGGGCCGGTCTAGCAACGCGGTCATGAATGCACCTTCTGGGTGATCGCGGCGCGCGCCAGCGCGTTGACGACAAGCGTCAGCACGAACAACACCAGACCGGCTGCGATGTAGGCGCCCGCCTTGTACTGATCGTTGAATTCCGATGCGGTGGCGGCGATCTTGGTGGCGAAAGTGGAACCGCCGTCGAACAGCGACCAGTTGAACGCCTTCTGGGTGGAACGCAGGATGATCAGCAACGCGACCGTCTCACCGAGCGCGCGACCCAAGCCCAGCATCGCAGCGCTGATGTAGCCGGAGCGACCGAACGGCAGCATCACCATCTTGACCACCTCCCAGCGCGTCGCGCCCAGCGCCAGGGCGGCCTCGACCTGGCCGCGGGGCGTCTGAGCCAGCACCTCGCGGGTGACCGCGGTGATGATCGGCAGGATCATCACCGCCAGCACGATTCCGCCGGTGAAGATGGTGCCGCCGCCCGCCACCGAGGCGTTGCCGTCGGCGAACAGGAAGAACCCGCCGAGGTGTTCGTTGAGCCATAACGCGGTGCCGCGCAACTGCGGGGCCAGCACATACAGGCCCCAGGCTCCGTAGATGATCGACGGCACGGCGGCCAGCAGTTCGACCATGTACCCCAAGAGCCCGACGAGCCGCCGGGGCGCGTACTCGGCGAGATAGATCGCGACGCCCAGCGCGACCGGCATTGCCAGCAACAGCGCGAACAGCGAGACGAACACCGTCACCTGCAGCATCTCTGCGATGCCGAAGTGCATCGCAGAGGTGTTGGTGGTGACCCAACTGCCGCCGTAGGTGAAGAAGTTCTCCCGGTTGCGCTGCAGCGCCGGTATCGCCCGCAGCAGCAGGAAGCCTCCGACGGCGCTGATCAACACGATGATCAGCACCCCGGAGCCTTCTGCGACTAGGCGGAACAGCCGGTCTTGCAGGCGGCTGCCGGTGGAACGCAGCGCCGTCGGGGTCACCGACGACGTCGATGCAGGCGCGGACACAGACGAGTCGGCGATGCCTGACACCCCCTCATCGCTTGCGGCACGGCGGCTACTGGATCGCGTCGATGGCGGCACTCAAGCGCCGTTTCAACTGGTCCGGCAGCCGGACGTAACCGGCGGACGACAGTTCGTCCTGGCCGCTGGTGGAGGCCGTCCTCAGGAAGGACTTCACGGCCGCCGACGTGTCGGGGTCGTAGCCCTTGGAGCAGACGATCTCATAGGTCACCAAGACTAGCGGGTACGCAGCGGCCTGCTTGGTGCCGTAAAGCGACCTCAGGTCCAACCGCATGTCGTTGGTGTCCGGGGAAACGAATCCGGCCGACTGAATCGCGACACCGGCCGATTCGTCGGTGGCCGCGACCACTCCAGAGCCGGAGTCGATCATCGCCGACCGAAGGTTGGCCTGGTCGGCGAAGCCCTTCTCGACGTAGCCGACGGCACCGGGCGTGCTCTGCACCGCCTGCACGACCCCGGCCGACTTCTGCGCGCCCTCGCCGACGCCGCCCTGGAATTCGCTGCCTTCACCCTTGGTCCAGGTCTGCGGTGCTGCAGCGCTGAGGTACTTCTGGAAGTTGTCGGTGGTGCCCGACGAGTCCGAGCGGTAGATCGGCGTGATGGCGATCGGCGGGAGTTCCACGCCCGGGTTGAGGGCCACCAGCGCGGGGTCGTTCCAGCTGGTGATGGCTCCGCTGAAGATCCGGGCAAGCACGTCACCGTTGAGGACCAGGTTCTCCACCCCGTCGAGGTGGTAGGCGATGCTGACC
The window above is part of the Mycolicibacter sp. MU0102 genome. Proteins encoded here:
- the pstS gene encoding phosphate ABC transporter substrate-binding protein PstS is translated as MKRTKAGLALVAAAMTGLALSGCGSDDNTASPSGTGTTSGKADSAECAGKNTLTAEGSTAQQNAIAVFNQVWGKECSGKNLSYNPTGSGAGREQFIAGHVDFAGSDSPLSEAQVAEAADRCGQNPAWHLPLVFGPVSIAYHLDGVENLVLNGDVLARIFSGAITSWNDPALVALNPGVELPPIAITPIYRSDSSGTTDNFQKYLSAAAPQTWTKGEGSEFQGGVGEGAQKSAGVVQAVQSTPGAVGYVEKGFADQANLRSAMIDSGSGVVAATDESAGVAIQSAGFVSPDTNDMRLDLRSLYGTKQAAAYPLVLVTYEIVCSKGYDPDTSAAVKSFLRTASTSGQDELSSAGYVRLPDQLKRRLSAAIDAIQ
- the pstC gene encoding phosphate ABC transporter permease subunit PstC: MSAPASTSSVTPTALRSTGSRLQDRLFRLVAEGSGVLIIVLISAVGGFLLLRAIPALQRNRENFFTYGGSWVTTNTSAMHFGIAEMLQVTVFVSLFALLLAMPVALGVAIYLAEYAPRRLVGLLGYMVELLAAVPSIIYGAWGLYVLAPQLRGTALWLNEHLGGFFLFADGNASVAGGGTIFTGGIVLAVMILPIITAVTREVLAQTPRGQVEAALALGATRWEVVKMVMLPFGRSGYISAAMLGLGRALGETVALLIILRSTQKAFNWSLFDGGSTFATKIAATASEFNDQYKAGAYIAAGLVLFVLTLVVNALARAAITQKVHS
- the pstA gene encoding phosphate ABC transporter permease PstA, producing the protein MTAQLLDAPVKPSVPTHRHHLSMRRRLTDKLATAAFVSSFAVAAIPLVWLLWVVVARGWHAITNLSWWTHSLRGVLPEEFAGGVYHALYGTLVQAGVAAVLAVPLGLMTAIYLIEYGGGRWARLTTFMVDVLAGVPSIVASLFVFSLWIATLRFEQSAFAVSLALALLMLPIVVRSTEEMLRLVPDELREASYALGVPRWKTILRIVIPTALSGILSGIFLSIARIIGETAPVLVLVGYSRSINYDIFHDNMASLPLLIYSELGNPQAAGAARVWGAALTLIILVAVSAIVAAVATRLTSVHDR
- the pstB gene encoding phosphate ABC transporter ATP-binding protein PstB; the encoded protein is MAKRLDLSDVNIYYGSFHAVADVTLSVPPRSVTAFIGPSGCGKSTVLRTLNRMHEVIQGARVEGSVLLDGEDIYQAGIDPVGVRKAIGMVFQRPNPFPTMSIRDNVVAGLTLQGVRNRKLLDETVEQSLRGANLWNEVKDRLDKPGGGLSGGQQQRLCIARAIAVQPDVLLMDEPCSALDPISTMAIEELISQLKQDYTIVIVTHNMQQAARVSDQTAFFNLEAVGKPGRLVEIDGTEKIFSNPRLKETEDYISGRFG
- the pstS gene encoding phosphate ABC transporter substrate-binding protein PstS, which translates into the protein MRINRFGIVSSLLAAVLLMVVACGGSESSSASGSGSSAVQCGGKQKLTASGSTAQAHAIEQFVYAYIRACPDYTLDYRANGSGNGIAEFASGQTELAGSDSPLDPSNGEPQRVAARCGSTPWHLPTVFGPIAVTYNIGGVNELDLDGPTMAKIFNGTITKWDDPALKALNKDAALPAEPIHVVFRSDDSGTTDNFQKYLDTASDGSWGRGVGKAFNGGTGVGAAGNDGTSAMLRSTEGSITYNEWSYAVGRELNMAQIVTSAGPQPVTISVDSVDKTIAGAKFSGAGNDLVVDTSSFYKPTVAGAYPIVLVTYEIVCSKYPDSATAQAVKAFMQAAIGDGQQDLDQYGYIPLPPEFTSKLKTAVDAIS
- the pstA gene encoding phosphate ABC transporter permease PstA; the protein is MTALLDRPVKLRTFAGVGLRRRVANSIATVLVTAAMALALVPLVWVMYSVFDFGFGAVSTSSWWTHSQAGMTAFVAGGGAYHAIIGTLLQGLLCAAISIPIGIFVAIYLVEYGAGTRLGKLATFMVDILTGVPSIVAALFVYALWVATLGFHRSGFAVSLSLVLLMVPVIVRATEEMLRIIPMDLREASYALGAPKWKTITSIVIPTALSGIVTGILLALARVMGETAPLLILVGYSQAINFDMFHGFMGSLPGMMYDQTSAGAGASAVPTDRLWGAALTLILLIALLNVAARFGARIFAPKKF
- a CDS encoding serine/threonine-protein kinase PknD, with protein sequence MNNNGPASQVGSQFGPYRLLRLLGRGGMGEVYEAEDTRKHRSVALKLIAPVLSGNPAFRTRMQREADAAGRLTEPHVVPIHDYGEIDGQMFVEMRLIDGNDLGMELQRSGPLPPARAVAVIEQVAAALDAAHAGGITHRDIKPANILLTRDDFAYLVDFGIARAAADPGLTQTGMALGTYNYMAPERFSGGEVDYRADIYSLACVLSECLSGQQPYRTETIERLIASHLMEPAPRPSQLRPGVVPVGLDQVIARGMAKNPRERYSSAGDLARAAHDALTTAEQHQAAMIVQQGGVATRMASAVGASTNGGGSSPANGYRQQPVNYEHRAYEANSYDQPHEQTQIRPALTGWRDRPAQQPPAAAPAFAAESKNRGDRRWLVPAAAAAALLVAVGVGGYAVTHRSETSPGASASASANGQSVLPLEGLSFRLSPGGLALDSSGNVYVTNQSMYGRVVKLEPGSNTPVMLPFTGLYEPQGVAVDRAGAVYVTDFNNRVVKLDPDSHAQSELPFTGLNYPEGLVVDKDGSVYVADRGNNRVVKLPAGADAQVVLPFAGLHNPDDVAVDSSGNVYVTDTDNDRVVRLAAGSNTQSVLPFTGLDAPWGVTVDGAGNVFVTNHDSHTVVKLTAGANTQTKLPFTGLNTPLQVVVGADGALYVADRGNNRVVKLVGGTEPRG
- the pstB gene encoding phosphate ABC transporter ATP-binding protein PstB, with the protein product MAKRLDLTDLNIFYGSFHAVADVSLSVAPRSVTAFIGPSGCGKSTVLRTLNRMHETTPGARIEGSVLLDGENIYRPGIDPVGVRQAVGMVFQRPNPFPTMSIRDNVVAGLKLQGIRNRRALDETAEFSLRGANLWNEVKDRLDKPGGGLSGGQQQRLCIARAIAVQPDVLLMDEPCSALDPISTMAIEELISQLKQDYTIVIVTHNMQQAARVSDQTAFFNLADVGKPGRLIEIDGTEKIFSNPSFKETEDYISGRFG
- the pstC gene encoding phosphate ABC transporter permease subunit PstC, with protein sequence MDSRSPRGERLFRAAAVSAGSTVVVVIALIAIFLLVRAVPSLLANDANFFTSPEFRTTDPDDLSFGIRDLLMVTVLSSVFALTLAVPISVGIAVFLTQYAPRRLTRPFAVVIDLLAAVPSIIFGLWGIFVLAPMLVPLMRFLRSHLGWSFLFHKGNVSLAGGGTIFTAGIVLAVMILPIITSVSREVFRQTPFAHIEAAQALGATRWEVVRMAVLPYGRSGVIAAAMLGLGRALGETVAMLIILRAAAKPGNWSLFDGGYTFASKIASAAAEFSAPLPTGAYIAAGFALFALTFFVNAAARAVAGGKVNG